Proteins encoded in a region of the Planococcus shixiaomingii genome:
- a CDS encoding restriction endonuclease subunit S — MEYKLKDCIQEIIDNRGRNPAQYYEGEKFPVIDNYLIQNDLYPDLKNVKRYIDLKTHDNFIRKYLKRNDVLMTLVGNGIGNVSLSPSDEVVIIQNTIGFRANNEILLNEYLYYYFKYSKQELLNFDRGSSQPSIKKTDILNMVIDIPTIKVQNSIISLLISLDRKIEVNNNIKSLLEELSDVLFQRWFIDFEFPNENRVPYKSNGGEMKNYVQKEIPFDWEYIELKDIIFQSKKTFNPIKSEVEEVAHFSLPAYDKQEYPSIELSDTIKSNKYIINSDSIIFSKMNPNTPRVWLPNINKNLKNVCSSEFVVLDTSKKSNQSFIYTLVKSKDFINFLINNTTGSTGSRQRVSPTTALSFKFPYNEKVVLNFEKTIKPLLNMILVLKEESQQLKLLRDTLIPKFMSGDFEMLNETEVFENVSIS, encoded by the coding sequence ATGGAATATAAGCTAAAGGATTGTATACAAGAAATTATAGATAATAGAGGAAGAAACCCGGCACAATATTATGAGGGCGAAAAGTTTCCTGTGATAGATAACTATTTAATTCAAAATGATTTATATCCAGACTTAAAAAATGTCAAAAGATATATAGATCTTAAAACTCATGATAATTTTATTAGAAAGTATTTGAAAAGAAATGATGTACTTATGACGCTGGTGGGGAACGGAATAGGCAATGTAAGTCTATCTCCCTCTGATGAAGTGGTCATAATACAAAATACAATTGGTTTCAGAGCTAATAATGAAATTTTATTAAACGAATATTTATACTATTATTTTAAATACAGTAAACAAGAATTATTGAACTTTGATAGAGGTAGTTCACAACCTAGTATTAAAAAGACAGATATATTAAATATGGTAATTGATATACCTACAATAAAAGTGCAGAATTCAATAATATCTCTACTAATCTCTTTAGATAGAAAAATCGAAGTGAATAATAATATTAAATCCCTTTTAGAAGAATTATCCGATGTTTTATTTCAAAGATGGTTTATAGACTTTGAATTTCCGAATGAAAACAGAGTACCTTACAAGTCTAACGGTGGCGAGATGAAAAATTATGTTCAGAAAGAGATTCCATTTGATTGGGAATATATAGAGTTGAAGGATATAATTTTTCAATCAAAAAAGACTTTTAATCCTATTAAAAGTGAAGTAGAGGAAGTCGCACACTTTAGTCTCCCGGCGTATGACAAACAGGAATATCCTTCAATAGAATTAAGCGATACTATAAAGAGTAATAAATATATTATTAATAGTGACTCGATTATTTTTTCTAAAATGAATCCAAATACTCCTAGAGTTTGGCTGCCGAATATTAATAAAAACTTAAAGAATGTTTGTTCTAGCGAATTTGTAGTACTAGATACATCCAAAAAATCTAATCAATCATTCATATATACCTTAGTTAAATCTAAAGATTTTATAAATTTCTTAATTAATAATACAACTGGTTCAACAGGTAGTCGCCAACGTGTAAGTCCTACCACAGCATTATCATTTAAGTTTCCTTACAATGAGAAAGTTGTATTGAATTTCGAAAAAACTATTAAACCTTTATTAAATATGATTTTAGTTTTAAAAGAAGAAAGCCAACAGTTGAAATTACTTAGAGATACTCTTATTCCGAAATTCATGTCTGGTGATTTTGAAATGCTAAATGAAACAGAGGTGTTTGAGAATGTTTCAATTTCTTGA
- a CDS encoding DUF927 domain-containing protein, translating to MKNEWNIPYPYFVKQNKLYRIETKSVKGEIQEIEIKVSRNAPVITRMYKHIERNEIHYEVSWENKGDSYTETVAAGVLASKRELLKMADMGLSCNDSNSKHFVEYFDLFIGQNEIPKVEMTDRLGQIKNKFIHPITSEDIHVMAKDSGESQLLESFQTKGTAQSWIDNVFNLIKNHPKAVFPIVSSFASALLHEEELKPIVIDVSGTSSTGKSGLLRLCASVWGEPEKYIGTFNTTLVAIERRSTFLNSFPQILDDSNGANDPKFIQPMIYQYVNTTGKQRGSLTGSQHTDSWTSLMITSGENEITTYANAQGVPARVISISNFSFANEGREFLGNVYTSCKENFGSIGIEFLRRWSENRGQLLKELPKYEKAFLEISNNDITKRLSRHYAFIVFTGKVLNELFKDEQMEIDLAELKNLFVEMAKSNKSLDLPLMELQNALEDIDANRNKLYADFEPSGTIDGFCHNGDFYFSPAYLKERLGLNEKQIRYLWMKKGFTGIFNNRGIEVDYKVIKKNKRAFRAVLVNREILEKLDFDFS from the coding sequence TTGAAGAATGAATGGAACATTCCATATCCCTATTTTGTTAAGCAGAATAAATTGTACCGTATTGAAACTAAGAGCGTTAAGGGAGAAATCCAAGAAATTGAAATCAAAGTAAGCAGAAATGCGCCCGTCATTACAAGGATGTATAAACATATTGAAAGAAACGAGATCCACTACGAAGTCAGTTGGGAGAACAAAGGGGATTCTTATACGGAAACAGTGGCAGCAGGTGTACTAGCTTCAAAAAGGGAATTGCTGAAGATGGCTGACATGGGATTAAGTTGCAACGACAGCAATTCGAAGCATTTCGTAGAGTACTTCGATTTATTTATCGGGCAAAACGAAATTCCTAAAGTGGAAATGACGGATCGGCTTGGCCAAATTAAAAATAAGTTTATCCATCCTATTACTTCAGAGGATATTCACGTAATGGCAAAGGATAGTGGGGAATCGCAGCTGCTGGAATCCTTTCAAACCAAAGGAACGGCACAAAGCTGGATTGATAACGTATTTAACTTGATAAAGAATCATCCAAAAGCCGTTTTTCCAATCGTCTCTTCCTTCGCTTCGGCACTCCTTCATGAAGAAGAACTGAAGCCTATTGTAATAGACGTGTCCGGTACATCAAGCACAGGGAAGAGTGGGCTTTTGAGATTATGTGCATCGGTTTGGGGAGAACCCGAGAAGTATATCGGCACATTCAACACAACACTAGTTGCAATTGAAAGGCGTTCTACTTTTTTAAATTCGTTTCCCCAAATCTTAGATGACTCGAACGGTGCAAACGATCCGAAGTTTATCCAGCCAATGATTTATCAATATGTAAATACAACAGGAAAACAGCGAGGGAGCTTAACCGGAAGCCAGCATACCGACTCTTGGACTTCCTTAATGATTACTTCAGGAGAAAATGAAATCACCACTTATGCAAACGCTCAAGGCGTACCAGCCCGAGTAATCAGCATCTCTAACTTTTCATTTGCAAATGAAGGAAGAGAATTTTTAGGAAATGTTTATACTTCCTGCAAAGAGAATTTTGGTTCAATTGGAATTGAATTTTTAAGGAGGTGGAGTGAGAACAGAGGGCAGCTTTTAAAAGAATTGCCTAAATACGAAAAGGCATTTTTAGAAATAAGCAACAACGACATCACCAAAAGGCTTTCTCGACATTACGCTTTTATCGTTTTCACAGGAAAAGTGTTGAACGAGCTATTCAAAGACGAACAAATGGAAATCGATTTAGCAGAACTAAAAAACCTCTTTGTTGAGATGGCGAAGTCAAACAAATCTTTGGATCTACCATTAATGGAGCTTCAGAATGCATTAGAAGATATTGATGCGAATCGTAACAAGTTATATGCCGACTTTGAACCCAGTGGCACAATCGATGGATTCTGCCATAATGGCGACTTCTACTTTTCACCGGCTTACTTAAAAGAACGCTTGGGCTTAAATGAAAAGCAAATAAGATATCTCTGGATGAAGAAAGGCTTTACGGGAATCTTCAACAATAGAGGCATTGAAGTAGACTACAAAGTTATAAAGAAGAATAAGAGGGCCTTCAGAGCAGTGCTAGTAAACAGAGAAATTCTAGAAAAATTAGATTTTGATTTTAGTTAG
- a CDS encoding type I restriction-modification system subunit M, with amino-acid sequence MSTANIGFEEKLWSMADKLRGSMDASEYKNVVLGLLFLKYVSDSFEEKYEELMQDEWADPEDKDEYLAENIFWVPKEARWTFIKENAKKPEIGQIIDNAMIATEKENESLRGVLPKDYARPALDKTRLGETIDLFSFKIGDKKSRSKDMLGRVYEYFLSKFASAEGKNGGEFYTPSSVVKLLVQMLEPYKGRVYDPCCGSGGMFVQSEKFVEEHQGRLGDIAVYGQESNPTTWKLAKMNLAIRGIDGNIGDHNADTFHNDLHKGLKADFILANPPFNISDWGGEKLKEDVRWQYGTPPVGNANYAWIQHMISKLAPSGTAGFVLANGSMSTSTTSELEIRKNMIEQDLVECIVTLPGQLFYSTQIPVCLWFVTRNKAKNGKKERRGEILFIDARKKGHMASRTLKEFSTEDINEISSVYHAWRGTNEQEYEDIAGFCKAAKLDEVREHEYIVTPGRYVGLEAAEEDTEPFEDKMERLTSDLAEQLVKSKRLEEDIRRTIGDIGYGI; translated from the coding sequence ATGTCTACAGCAAATATCGGTTTTGAAGAAAAGTTATGGTCAATGGCGGATAAGCTCCGTGGAAGTATGGATGCTTCTGAATATAAAAATGTTGTTTTAGGGCTTCTATTCCTTAAATACGTTTCAGATTCCTTTGAAGAGAAATATGAAGAACTTATGCAAGATGAGTGGGCAGATCCTGAAGACAAAGATGAATATTTAGCAGAGAATATTTTCTGGGTACCTAAAGAAGCACGTTGGACTTTCATCAAAGAAAACGCTAAGAAACCGGAAATTGGACAAATTATCGATAACGCGATGATCGCTACTGAAAAAGAAAACGAATCTTTGCGTGGTGTATTGCCAAAAGACTATGCACGTCCAGCACTGGACAAAACTCGGCTTGGAGAAACAATAGATTTATTTTCCTTTAAAATCGGCGATAAGAAAAGCCGATCCAAAGATATGCTTGGCCGTGTCTATGAATACTTTCTCTCAAAATTTGCAAGTGCAGAAGGGAAAAACGGTGGGGAGTTTTATACACCGAGTTCTGTAGTTAAGTTGCTTGTGCAGATGCTAGAACCTTATAAAGGAAGAGTGTACGATCCTTGCTGCGGTTCAGGAGGCATGTTTGTCCAAAGTGAAAAGTTCGTAGAAGAGCATCAAGGACGGTTAGGAGATATTGCTGTTTACGGACAGGAATCAAATCCTACTACGTGGAAACTGGCTAAAATGAACTTGGCTATACGAGGTATTGATGGAAATATCGGTGACCATAATGCTGATACTTTTCACAATGACTTACATAAAGGGTTAAAAGCAGATTTTATTTTAGCAAATCCTCCTTTCAATATTAGTGATTGGGGTGGAGAGAAATTAAAAGAAGATGTTCGCTGGCAATATGGAACGCCACCAGTTGGAAATGCCAACTATGCATGGATTCAACATATGATTTCAAAGCTTGCACCATCGGGCACAGCTGGTTTTGTTCTTGCGAATGGGTCAATGTCGACCAGTACAACATCAGAACTTGAAATACGCAAAAATATGATTGAGCAAGATCTTGTTGAGTGTATCGTTACGTTGCCGGGGCAACTATTTTATTCAACGCAAATTCCGGTATGTTTGTGGTTTGTCACACGCAATAAAGCGAAAAATGGAAAGAAAGAACGACGCGGAGAAATTCTCTTTATCGATGCCAGAAAAAAAGGTCATATGGCTTCTCGTACATTAAAAGAATTTTCTACTGAAGATATCAACGAAATCTCAAGCGTTTACCATGCTTGGCGTGGAACAAACGAACAAGAATACGAAGATATTGCTGGCTTCTGTAAAGCTGCAAAGCTGGACGAAGTTAGAGAGCATGAGTATATTGTGACTCCTGGTCGTTATGTTGGATTGGAAGCGGCGGAAGAAGACACTGAGCCCTTCGAAGATAAAATGGAAAGGTTAACAAGTGATTTAGCAGAGCAATTAGTCAAATCGAAAAGATTAGAAGAAGATATCCGTCGGACGATTGGAGATATTGGATATGGAATATAA